In Staphylococcus lloydii, the following proteins share a genomic window:
- a CDS encoding transcriptional regulator, translated as MQELKKVDYAKLEDYIENLDKYREELKFREYEIMSNHEPDNPDGGKANYISNPVEQQFMKCNADAKYRRLQDIVGGTERYLETCDSETIEIYRLKFWDKPIECNTWNAIADRYYTSHSGMRRFKTAQLEKLAKFIGYV; from the coding sequence ATGCAGGAATTGAAAAAGGTAGACTATGCAAAGTTAGAGGACTATATCGAGAACTTAGACAAGTACCGTGAAGAGTTGAAGTTCAGAGAGTATGAAATTATGAGCAACCACGAGCCTGATAATCCCGACGGTGGTAAGGCAAATTACATAAGCAACCCTGTAGAGCAACAATTCATGAAATGCAACGCAGACGCTAAATATCGACGCTTACAAGACATTGTGGGAGGCACAGAGCGCTATTTAGAGACATGCGATAGTGAAACCATAGAGATATATAGGCTCAAGTTTTGGGATAAGCCAATAGAATGTAACACGTGGAACGCTATCGCTGATAGATATTACACAAGTCATTCAGGTATGCGCCGATTTAAAACAGCTCAATTAGAAAAATTAGCAAAATTTATTGGATATGTTTAA
- a CDS encoding DEAD/DEAH box helicase: protein MAIDFKPYDYQAYAIKKIIDNPKYGLFLDMGLGKTVSTLTAIEQLKYDYLEVDKVLVIAPKRVAEDTWAQEVEKWSHLTHLEVSLVLGTPKQREQALERDADIYVTNKENTKYICEKYRKDWPFDMLVIDELSTFKNSKSQRFKILKKQMPLVSRFVGLTGTPSPNNLMDIWAQVYLIDAGERLGKTKTKFRQDYFYPTHQLSDNVFNWELKDGAKDEIYNKISDITVSMESKDYLKMPERVNTVHEVKLSKKERELYNQLKYDMVIEDDTDDNKDIVALSSATLNQKLLQMSNGAVYTADGTYKPIHDRKLEKLDEIIEEAQGKPVLVFYNFKHDKERLLERYEQAETLDSEDYMKRWNNGDIQLLLAHPASAGHGLNLQYGGSIVAWFGLTWNLEYYEQANARLYRQGQKDTTVIHHIMTEITVDQDVYRGLKNKKLGQSELMQAVRAHIE, encoded by the coding sequence ATGGCAATTGATTTCAAGCCTTATGATTATCAGGCGTATGCAATTAAGAAGATAATCGACAACCCGAAGTATGGTCTTTTTCTTGATATGGGCTTAGGCAAGACAGTCTCAACGCTCACAGCCATAGAGCAACTGAAATATGATTACCTCGAAGTAGACAAAGTGCTTGTGATAGCTCCTAAGCGTGTAGCAGAGGACACATGGGCGCAGGAAGTTGAAAAGTGGTCGCATTTAACACATTTAGAGGTGTCGCTCGTGCTGGGCACACCTAAACAAAGAGAGCAAGCGTTGGAACGAGACGCTGACATATACGTAACGAATAAAGAGAATACGAAATATATTTGTGAAAAGTACCGAAAAGATTGGCCGTTCGACATGCTGGTAATTGATGAGCTGTCGACCTTTAAGAACTCAAAGAGTCAGAGGTTTAAAATACTCAAAAAGCAAATGCCTTTAGTCAGTCGATTTGTAGGCCTTACAGGAACACCGAGCCCAAATAACTTAATGGATATATGGGCTCAGGTCTACTTAATAGACGCAGGTGAGCGCCTAGGTAAGACCAAAACGAAATTTAGGCAAGATTACTTCTATCCAACGCACCAGCTTTCAGACAACGTGTTCAATTGGGAATTGAAAGACGGTGCCAAAGATGAGATATACAACAAGATAAGTGACATCACTGTCAGCATGGAAAGTAAGGACTACTTAAAAATGCCTGAACGAGTCAACACAGTTCATGAAGTTAAGCTGAGCAAAAAAGAACGAGAGCTCTATAACCAGCTCAAGTATGACATGGTTATAGAGGACGACACAGACGACAACAAAGACATTGTGGCGTTAAGTAGTGCCACTTTAAACCAAAAACTATTGCAGATGTCTAACGGCGCTGTATACACGGCTGACGGCACATATAAGCCTATTCATGATAGAAAGTTAGAAAAGCTAGACGAAATCATCGAAGAGGCACAAGGCAAGCCCGTGCTCGTGTTCTATAACTTCAAGCATGATAAAGAGCGATTATTAGAACGATACGAGCAAGCTGAGACCCTAGACAGCGAGGACTATATGAAACGCTGGAACAATGGCGATATTCAGTTGCTACTCGCCCACCCAGCAAGTGCTGGGCACGGTTTAAACCTACAGTATGGTGGATCAATCGTTGCATGGTTTGGGCTAACATGGAATTTAGAATACTACGAACAAGCAAACGCTAGATTATATAGACAAGGCCAAAAAGACACAACTGTCATTCATCACATCATGACAGAGATCACAGTCGACCAAGACGTGTACAGAGGTCTCAAGAATAAAAAGCTCGGACAGAGCGAACTCATGCAAGCAGTAAGAGCACATATAGAGTAA
- a CDS encoding VRR-NUC domain-containing protein, with the protein MRENKIEQHLKNEIEKMNGMCLKFTSSIRGVPDRIILLPENRIYFVELKNEKGRLSKTQKYVHKQFKKLGVHVYVPYSKSEVDKFIDEVCKNGN; encoded by the coding sequence ATGAGAGAAAATAAAATTGAGCAACACTTAAAAAATGAAATAGAAAAAATGAATGGTATGTGTTTGAAATTTACATCTTCAATTCGAGGAGTACCTGACCGAATTATTTTACTTCCTGAAAACCGAATATATTTTGTGGAGTTAAAAAATGAAAAGGGTCGACTATCTAAAACACAAAAATATGTGCATAAGCAATTTAAGAAATTAGGCGTTCATGTCTATGTGCCATATTCAAAAAGTGAAGTAGATAAGTTCATAGATGAGGTGTGCAAAAATGGCAATTGA
- a CDS encoding virulence-associated E family protein produces the protein MHELDNVTPLEYLKHDGQVTYAHATSRKSNYWKNSDKSWGDFLNKLSNTTRTQESIDEYNRMKKDEQSEVKDVGGFVGGYLKEGKRRKGYVMNRSMLTLDIDFADENMHEIIDLFFDRAYALYSTHKHRPTNPRLRLVVPLKRHVDGDEYEAVARRVAESIGIDYFDDTTYEPHRLMYWPSTSADAEYYFTYADEPFLDPDEVLNTYKDWKDPLEWPYSERESASYNRLADKQGDPHEKPGLVGAFCRAYDIQDVIEHFLSDVYERYDDTRFTYIGGSTAGGLVTYENGKFAYSHHGTDPAGGELCNSFDLLRIHKFGLQDEDIPEYTPITRLPSYNAMQNLAQNDSEVKINMIAERFEDAENEFSEYIDKEAKKDKYKWATQLEVDKSGSVLATTTNIGLILRNDDNLKGKIAYDEFNTRMCIKGITPWSSEDIIAYWRDKDDAGLRNYLEKEHGIYNRAKTDDAVNEIALENAFHPVREYLDQLEWDGVERLDTLFIDYLGADDSELNRAVTRKAFTAGVARIYQPGVKFDYMTTLYGKQGHGKSTLLSYMGGDWFSDSLSEVTGKGAYEALQGKWLIEMAELSATKKAEVEAIKHFISKQVDSFRVAYGRHNEDFPRQCVFFGTTNNSDFLRDDTGGRRFWTISIDKNNARKDVQELRDSALVAQMWAEAKHRYNNNEALYLPANLEAEMNDRQATHTEDDYLEGIIEAFINTKIPACWRDLDVDTKRQYIQSGNEDILPKEANDAEWEYRDRVSPVEVWCECLGNDRSKFPKAEQFRIKSAIKSMKGWEPYTQAVRGRLKFGKGYDLQKAYVRVEK, from the coding sequence ATGCACGAATTAGACAATGTGACGCCACTTGAGTATTTAAAACATGACGGACAGGTCACATATGCGCATGCAACGAGCAGGAAATCAAACTACTGGAAGAATAGCGACAAATCATGGGGCGATTTTCTAAATAAGCTATCAAACACGACACGCACACAAGAGTCGATTGATGAATACAACCGAATGAAAAAAGATGAACAATCAGAGGTTAAAGACGTAGGAGGCTTTGTTGGTGGTTACCTCAAAGAGGGCAAACGCCGTAAAGGCTACGTGATGAATAGATCAATGCTGACGCTAGACATCGACTTTGCAGATGAGAACATGCACGAAATTATTGACCTGTTCTTTGATAGAGCATATGCCCTCTATTCAACGCATAAACATAGACCTACAAACCCACGTTTGCGCTTAGTAGTTCCGTTAAAACGTCATGTAGACGGCGACGAATATGAGGCTGTAGCTCGTAGAGTTGCTGAGTCTATCGGTATTGATTACTTTGACGACACGACCTATGAGCCTCATAGACTGATGTACTGGCCGAGTACCAGCGCAGACGCTGAATATTACTTCACATATGCTGATGAGCCGTTCCTAGACCCTGACGAGGTGCTCAATACTTACAAAGATTGGAAAGACCCTCTTGAATGGCCTTATTCAGAACGTGAGAGCGCTAGCTACAACAGACTTGCAGACAAGCAGGGCGACCCTCATGAGAAGCCAGGTCTTGTCGGTGCGTTCTGTAGAGCTTATGACATACAAGACGTGATTGAGCACTTCTTATCAGATGTATACGAGCGCTATGATGACACACGCTTTACCTACATAGGAGGGTCAACAGCTGGTGGTTTAGTCACTTATGAAAATGGTAAGTTCGCTTACTCTCATCATGGTACAGACCCAGCAGGTGGCGAGCTATGCAACAGCTTCGACTTATTGCGTATACACAAGTTCGGATTGCAAGACGAAGATATTCCCGAGTACACGCCAATTACACGCTTGCCGTCCTATAATGCTATGCAAAACCTCGCACAGAATGACTCAGAGGTTAAAATCAACATGATAGCAGAACGTTTTGAGGACGCTGAGAACGAGTTCAGCGAATACATTGATAAGGAAGCGAAAAAAGACAAGTACAAATGGGCGACACAACTTGAAGTCGATAAGTCAGGGAGCGTGTTAGCCACGACGACCAATATTGGCCTTATATTGCGCAATGACGACAACTTGAAAGGCAAGATTGCCTATGATGAGTTCAACACGCGTATGTGCATTAAAGGCATTACACCGTGGAGCTCTGAGGACATAATAGCCTATTGGCGAGACAAAGACGACGCAGGTCTAAGAAACTACTTAGAAAAAGAGCATGGCATATACAACAGAGCCAAAACAGACGACGCCGTCAATGAGATAGCCTTAGAAAATGCGTTCCACCCTGTCAGAGAATACCTTGACCAGCTTGAGTGGGACGGCGTAGAGCGTTTAGACACGTTATTCATTGACTACTTAGGCGCAGACGACTCAGAGCTTAACAGAGCTGTGACGAGAAAAGCGTTCACGGCTGGTGTGGCTCGTATCTATCAACCTGGTGTGAAGTTCGATTACATGACGACCCTATATGGTAAGCAGGGACACGGCAAATCAACGCTACTGAGCTATATGGGTGGCGATTGGTTTAGTGACAGCCTCTCAGAAGTGACGGGCAAAGGCGCCTATGAAGCCTTGCAGGGCAAGTGGCTTATTGAAATGGCCGAACTATCAGCAACTAAGAAAGCTGAGGTCGAGGCGATTAAGCACTTCATCAGTAAGCAGGTTGATTCATTCCGTGTGGCGTATGGCCGACACAATGAAGATTTCCCACGTCAATGTGTGTTCTTTGGTACGACGAACAACTCTGATTTCCTACGTGACGACACAGGAGGGCGTCGTTTTTGGACGATTTCAATTGATAAAAACAACGCACGTAAGGACGTGCAGGAGCTTAGAGACAGCGCCCTAGTGGCGCAGATGTGGGCAGAAGCCAAACACCGATACAATAATAATGAGGCTTTATACCTACCAGCAAACCTAGAGGCTGAAATGAACGACAGACAAGCGACACATACCGAAGATGACTACCTAGAGGGCATTATAGAGGCGTTCATCAACACGAAAATACCAGCATGCTGGCGTGATTTGGACGTAGACACGAAACGTCAATATATCCAATCAGGCAATGAGGACATCTTACCTAAAGAAGCCAATGACGCTGAATGGGAGTACAGAGACAGAGTCAGCCCTGTTGAAGTGTGGTGCGAGTGCCTCGGTAATGACCGTAGTAAGTTCCCAAAAGCCGAACAATTTAGAATAAAATCGGCAATTAAGAGCATGAAAGGCTGGGAGCCATATACGCAAGCAGTTCGAGGACGACTCAAATTTGGTAAAGGATACGACTTACAAAAAGCATATGTAAGAGTTGAAAAATAG
- a CDS encoding MazG-like family protein, translated as MTNELIDLTKKIEQWAEDRNLHTADPIKQFDKLVEEFGELVKGINKQDLDVIKDSIGDMFVVLVIMSKQTDNSMVRLLEEASVETLRPKHSTVGYILNLSDLGDLLSDRISFIMPQVYELNTDLVQTCGEYGLDFTHCVALAYDEIKDRKGKMIDGKFVKEADL; from the coding sequence ATGACAAATGAACTAATTGACTTAACAAAGAAAATCGAGCAATGGGCTGAGGACAGAAACCTACACACAGCCGACCCAATCAAACAATTCGACAAGCTGGTTGAAGAGTTCGGCGAATTAGTCAAAGGTATCAACAAGCAAGACTTAGACGTGATTAAGGACAGTATCGGCGACATGTTTGTCGTGCTTGTCATCATGAGTAAGCAAACAGACAACTCAATGGTTAGATTGCTAGAAGAGGCAAGCGTCGAGACATTAAGACCTAAACACAGCACAGTCGGCTACATTTTAAATTTATCAGACTTAGGCGACTTACTCAGCGACAGAATTTCGTTTATTATGCCTCAGGTTTACGAGTTAAATACTGACCTTGTGCAGACTTGTGGCGAGTATGGCCTCGACTTCACTCATTGCGTAGCGCTTGCTTACGATGAGATTAAAGACCGTAAAGGCAAGATGATAGACGGCAAATTCGTAAAAGAGGCTGACTTGTAA
- a CDS encoding nucleoside 2-deoxyribosyltransferase codes for MTKLIYLAGDMLSHGQQLRRAYEKSAFKRLDYEVYNPQDDKSINDKSSADQQGLAERIVTNDTSGIEQADIIVLDYLPHAQGTICELGYIQKLKREKPELKVYVHCTDMRQGTGHIPDEQDRAEFSINQYVYGVILEVTEGRGVQDFEGIRQTLENDTPFTNSILFNMKRIERELEAKGLDFIESHSIERGIEGERHELGFVDGSEISFFVGVDK; via the coding sequence ATGACAAAACTTATTTATCTAGCTGGCGACATGTTGAGCCACGGCCAGCAATTACGCAGAGCTTACGAGAAGTCAGCATTTAAACGATTAGACTATGAGGTCTATAATCCTCAGGACGATAAGAGTATCAACGATAAATCAAGCGCAGATCAGCAAGGGCTGGCCGAGCGTATCGTCACAAATGACACGTCAGGCATTGAGCAAGCTGACATTATCGTATTGGATTATTTGCCACATGCACAAGGGACAATATGTGAGCTGGGCTACATTCAGAAGTTAAAACGTGAAAAGCCTGAACTTAAGGTCTATGTGCACTGTACGGACATGAGACAAGGCACAGGCCACATTCCTGATGAGCAGGACAGAGCAGAGTTCTCAATTAACCAATACGTCTACGGCGTTATCTTAGAAGTGACTGAGGGCAGAGGCGTTCAGGATTTCGAGGGAATCAGGCAGACGTTAGAAAATGACACACCATTCACGAATAGCATACTGTTCAATATGAAACGCATTGAGCGTGAGCTAGAGGCCAAAGGGCTGGACTTCATAGAAAGCCACAGCATTGAAAGAGGCATTGAGGGCGAACGTCACGAATTAGGGTTTGTTGACGGCTCAGAAATAAGTTTCTTTGTAGGAGTTGATAAGTAA
- a CDS encoding DUF3310 domain-containing protein — protein MALIKDLNIGDLVSFEYPIMSGEEVIGEITELYYDVMKATVYDGIDTYHIDNALDITIINPAETVREQHYQSHRDNGIDLIDFWHMQMSEEEFQGAMKSQISKYAVRLGRKDDKVKELNKIIDYAERYKEKLQQEGK, from the coding sequence ATGGCATTGATTAAAGACTTAAATATCGGCGACCTTGTTTCATTTGAGTACCCTATTATGTCAGGCGAAGAGGTAATAGGAGAAATCACTGAGCTATATTACGACGTGATGAAAGCGACCGTGTACGACGGCATAGACACTTATCACATCGACAACGCCCTAGACATTACAATCATAAACCCAGCTGAGACTGTGAGAGAACAACACTATCAGAGCCACAGAGACAATGGCATAGACCTTATAGACTTTTGGCATATGCAAATGTCCGAGGAGGAGTTCCAAGGCGCTATGAAGTCACAAATAAGCAAATACGCTGTACGTTTAGGTCGTAAAGACGACAAGGTCAAAGAGTTGAACAAAATTATTGATTATGCAGAACGTTACAAAGAGAAGTTACAGCAGGAGGGCAAATAA
- a CDS encoding SA1788 family PVL leukocidin-associated protein, translating to MIERIGIHYNDTRRLFNNLSEGKSFRNAVSNMQGGIFDRKLSRELEAVDETEILKDKQLARMRSKARKHERKRLAKAEMAKQRDMERRPHMYDGTPQQHTFGEYAQYLLSSYKFKCSEVVK from the coding sequence GGCATACACTACAACGACACGAGACGCTTATTCAACAATCTCAGTGAGGGCAAAAGCTTTAGAAACGCAGTATCTAATATGCAGGGAGGCATTTTCGACAGAAAACTTTCAAGAGAATTAGAGGCTGTAGACGAAACGGAAATACTCAAAGACAAGCAACTAGCACGTATGCGCAGTAAGGCAAGAAAGCATGAAAGAAAACGTCTAGCAAAAGCAGAAATGGCAAAGCAACGTGACATGGAGCGCAGACCTCACATGTACGACGGCACGCCACAGCAACATACTTTCGGCGAATATGCGCAGTATCTATTAAGTAGCTACAAATTCAAATGTTCTGAGGTGGTTAAATAA